In the genome of Candidatus Moraniibacteriota bacterium, one region contains:
- a CDS encoding GDP-L-fucose synthase → MQKQSKIYVAGHRGLVGSAIVRRLLAKGYGNLLLKTREELDLLRQSDVEAFFERGKPEYVFLAAAKVGGILANKKEKADFIYENLQIQNNIVHSAWKNGVTKLLFLGSSCIYPKLCPQPIREEYLMTGPLEETNDAYATAKIAGIKMCQSFNDQYGTNFISVMPTNLYGPNDNFDIETSHVLPAMIRKFHEAKVSGAKTVTLWGTGSPKREFLHVDDLADAAVFLMDHYNGSEIVNIGTGEDVTIQELAETIRSVIGFEGEIIWDTRKPDGTPRKWLDVTRLRSLGWMHSIALLDGIRTTYDWFLDDARKVS, encoded by the coding sequence ATGCAGAAACAATCGAAAATATACGTTGCTGGGCATCGAGGGTTGGTTGGATCGGCAATCGTGCGAAGACTGCTCGCGAAAGGGTATGGCAATCTTCTTTTAAAGACAAGGGAGGAATTGGATTTGCTTCGTCAGTCGGATGTCGAGGCGTTCTTTGAGAGGGGGAAGCCAGAATATGTCTTTTTGGCCGCCGCCAAAGTTGGCGGTATTCTTGCGAACAAAAAAGAAAAGGCGGACTTCATCTATGAAAACTTGCAGATACAAAACAATATCGTCCATAGTGCATGGAAAAACGGTGTGACAAAACTCCTCTTTCTTGGAAGTTCCTGTATTTACCCGAAGCTTTGCCCGCAACCGATTAGGGAAGAATATCTCATGACGGGTCCTCTTGAAGAAACAAATGATGCTTATGCTACTGCAAAGATCGCGGGAATTAAAATGTGCCAAAGTTTCAATGATCAGTATGGCACGAATTTTATCTCCGTTATGCCAACAAATCTTTATGGTCCAAACGACAATTTCGACATTGAAACGTCGCATGTGCTTCCGGCGATGATTCGGAAATTTCATGAAGCGAAGGTCTCCGGTGCGAAGACGGTGACGTTGTGGGGAACGGGTTCGCCGAAACGGGAATTTCTCCATGTGGATGATCTTGCGGATGCAGCGGTCTTTCTTATGGATCATTACAACGGATCGGAAATAGTGAACATTGGAACGGGAGAAGATGTGACGATACAGGAACTCGCGGAAACAATTCGATCGGTGATCGGATTTGAAGGTGAGATCATCTGGGATACCAGAAAACCGGATGGGACGCCGAGAAAGTGGCTCGATGTTACCAGGTTGCGTTCCCTCGGATGGATGCATTCGATCGCTCTTCTGGACGGAATCAGGACGACGTATGATTGGTTTCTCGATGATGCGAGGAAAGTTTCGTAA
- the gmd gene encoding GDP-mannose 4,6-dehydratase, whose amino-acid sequence MKKAFITGITGQDGSYLSELLLEKGYEVHGMIRRASTFNTERIDHLYQDPHINDVRLFLHYGDLSDGGSISRLIGKIRPDEIYHLGAQSHVRVSFDIPEYTGDIDALGTVRILDAIKDSGICAKFYQASSSEMFGKVSEVPQTEKTPFYPRSPYACSKVYGYWITKNYRESYGMFACNGILFNHESPRRGETFVTRKITRGLSRIVCGLEDMLYLGNIDAKRDWGYAKDYVEGMWKILQGDRPDDYVLATNEMHTVREFIEEVAAILSIKIAWEGSGMNEEGKDVKTGKTIIRIDPRYFRPAEVDMLIGDPSKAKKELGWEPKTKFRELVKLMTDADFAAVQRLIK is encoded by the coding sequence ATGAAAAAAGCTTTTATTACTGGCATAACTGGACAGGATGGATCGTATCTTTCCGAATTGCTTTTGGAGAAGGGTTATGAAGTGCATGGAATGATTCGCAGAGCCTCAACCTTCAACACGGAACGCATCGATCATCTCTATCAGGATCCGCATATAAACGATGTTCGGCTGTTTCTGCATTACGGTGATCTTTCTGATGGAGGCAGTATTTCGAGGCTTATCGGGAAAATTCGTCCGGATGAAATATATCATCTTGGTGCGCAGAGTCATGTTCGGGTGAGTTTTGATATACCGGAATATACGGGGGATATCGACGCGCTTGGAACAGTCAGGATTTTGGATGCGATAAAGGATTCTGGAATATGCGCGAAGTTCTATCAAGCGTCGAGCTCCGAAATGTTCGGAAAGGTGTCGGAGGTTCCGCAAACCGAAAAGACGCCTTTTTATCCACGATCTCCCTACGCTTGCTCGAAGGTATATGGGTACTGGATTACGAAGAATTATCGGGAAAGTTATGGGATGTTCGCCTGCAACGGTATCCTCTTCAATCACGAATCGCCTCGACGCGGCGAGACGTTTGTGACACGGAAGATAACCCGAGGACTTTCCCGTATCGTATGCGGACTGGAAGATATGCTCTATCTCGGGAATATCGACGCAAAGCGAGATTGGGGATACGCTAAGGATTATGTGGAAGGGATGTGGAAGATATTACAAGGTGATAGACCGGATGATTATGTTCTTGCGACCAATGAAATGCATACAGTTAGGGAATTTATCGAGGAGGTTGCGGCGATACTTAGTATCAAGATCGCTTGGGAAGGAAGTGGCATGAACGAAGAAGGAAAGGATGTGAAGACGGGGAAAACGATCATCCGAATCGATCCGAGGTATTTTCGTCCGGCGGAAGTGGATATGCTTATCGGTGATCCATCCAAAGCAAAAAAAGAGCTCGGGTGGGAGCCGAAAACGAAGTTTCGCGAGCTTGTGAAATTGATGACGGATGCCGATTTTGCAGCTGTGCAGCGTCTGATAAAATAA
- a CDS encoding SDR family NAD(P)-dependent oxidoreductase has product MNILVTGGAGFIGSAVTKRLVERGDRVVILDNFNDYYDPQLKRDRIAIFLKGVDFKLYEGDIRDAKLVESIFEEEKIEKVVHLAAMAGVRYSIQDPLLYADVNVNGTLVLLEAARKHDAKNFVYASSSSVYGGNEKVPFAESDSVDAPVSPYAASKKANELFAHVWSHLYKLPTTGLRFFTVYGPWGRPDMALFSFTKNIFEGKPIEVYNFGNMTRNFTYIDDIVSGTIRVLDADLPTGVMNIGGDAEEKLTRFIEVIEENIGKTAEKKMMPMQPGDVPATVADISKLRALGWEPTTRIDVGIKNFVEWYREYYRV; this is encoded by the coding sequence ATGAATATTCTTGTGACCGGAGGTGCTGGATTTATCGGGTCAGCAGTGACGAAGCGCTTAGTGGAGCGCGGTGATCGAGTAGTGATTCTTGATAACTTCAATGATTATTACGATCCGCAACTCAAGCGGGATCGTATCGCTATTTTTTTGAAGGGTGTTGATTTCAAGTTGTACGAGGGCGATATCCGCGATGCGAAACTAGTTGAGAGCATTTTTGAAGAGGAGAAGATAGAGAAAGTGGTCCACTTGGCGGCAATGGCGGGTGTTCGATATTCTATACAGGACCCGCTTCTGTATGCGGATGTGAATGTGAACGGCACGCTTGTATTGCTTGAGGCGGCGCGAAAACATGATGCAAAGAATTTTGTGTATGCATCGTCATCATCCGTTTATGGCGGGAATGAAAAAGTACCATTTGCTGAAAGCGATTCTGTTGATGCTCCGGTTTCTCCGTATGCCGCGAGTAAAAAAGCAAATGAGCTCTTTGCTCACGTGTGGAGCCATCTGTATAAGCTCCCGACGACCGGGCTTCGGTTCTTCACGGTGTACGGTCCGTGGGGACGGCCTGATATGGCCCTTTTTAGTTTCACAAAAAATATTTTTGAAGGAAAGCCGATAGAAGTGTACAATTTCGGGAATATGACGAGAAACTTTACCTATATCGACGATATCGTTTCTGGAACGATAAGGGTATTAGATGCTGATTTGCCGACAGGTGTTATGAATATTGGCGGTGATGCTGAAGAAAAATTGACACGATTTATCGAGGTTATCGAAGAGAATATCGGGAAGACAGCTGAGAAGAAGATGATGCCCATGCAGCCGGGCGATGTCCCGGCGACAGTTGCGGATATTTCAAAACTGCGCGCGCTCGGATGGGAACCGACGACGCGTATCGATGTAGGCATCAAAAACTTTGTTGAATGGTACCGGGAGTATTACAGGGTGTAA
- a CDS encoding glycosyltransferase family 39 protein: MNITQHPLFLISLLLAAFFFKGVFLVALFPIFTGQDEARHYNTLQYFNQPKIPNEKMTHRPYIQNKEDFSDYNFSEEIINTGKAAGIDDLRHGLFDTQPFVSESFDGPNESSITQKTWKPYNFTAPADIAGTGSFYHKVASEIESALSQHDILVRFYAIRIFSVFLGTIAVLLAFLIARALRFDLFTSTLFAALVAFQPKFSMYMTNINYDALLIPSFFLFTWGGVLSLQKGLNWKSFIVMLTAVAIGLLTKGTAIVLLAAFLGIIVFHILALARRTFNATTTIKSVGVALFVIVGIFILSSGRYHYTTLIPVGDSLSITISSLESYLDKSLTFGRFALSSRTYWGTLGWNDDFLANHLTDILSRVEGIAALGLVLFLFTKNKPDFLPEKCSVIFLIAMILALQLGIRAADWNIFAHTGSLVLGTPGRYFLPNLATHIILVFIGLGMLLGTRERFKNVLIGGVILMCFFSIFLTLDTILPRFYL; encoded by the coding sequence ATGAATATTACTCAACATCCCCTATTTCTCATTTCCCTCCTTCTTGCCGCCTTTTTTTTCAAAGGCGTGTTTTTGGTGGCGCTTTTCCCGATATTCACCGGGCAAGACGAAGCAAGACACTACAACACACTTCAATACTTCAATCAACCGAAAATACCCAACGAAAAGATGACTCACCGTCCTTACATTCAAAACAAAGAAGACTTTTCCGACTACAATTTCTCCGAAGAAATCATCAATACCGGAAAAGCGGCCGGCATTGATGATTTGCGGCACGGGCTTTTTGATACGCAGCCATTCGTCTCGGAAAGCTTTGACGGTCCGAATGAATCGAGTATCACTCAAAAAACATGGAAACCATATAACTTCACTGCACCCGCCGACATTGCCGGAACCGGAAGTTTCTACCATAAAGTTGCGAGCGAAATCGAGTCAGCACTTTCTCAACACGATATTCTCGTTCGATTCTACGCAATTCGCATTTTCTCAGTATTTCTTGGAACCATAGCCGTATTGCTCGCCTTCCTCATTGCGAGAGCGCTCCGATTCGACTTATTCACAAGCACCCTCTTTGCCGCACTCGTCGCTTTCCAACCGAAGTTCTCCATGTACATGACCAATATCAACTACGACGCCCTCCTCATCCCATCGTTTTTCCTCTTTACCTGGGGAGGGGTCTTGAGTCTCCAAAAAGGACTTAACTGGAAGAGCTTCATCGTGATGCTGACAGCAGTGGCAATCGGACTCCTCACCAAGGGAACCGCTATTGTTCTACTCGCGGCATTTCTTGGCATTATCGTTTTTCACATTCTTGCTCTGGCAAGGCGCACCTTCAATGCCACCACTACTATAAAAAGCGTAGGGGTGGCACTCTTCGTTATCGTCGGTATATTCATACTCTCCAGCGGACGATACCACTACACAACACTCATTCCTGTCGGAGATTCACTATCAATCACCATCAGCTCCTTGGAAAGCTACCTCGACAAAAGCCTCACATTCGGGAGATTTGCACTTTCGTCACGTACCTATTGGGGCACGCTCGGATGGAACGACGACTTCTTGGCAAATCATCTCACAGATATACTCTCACGAGTCGAAGGAATTGCCGCGCTTGGCCTCGTGCTCTTTCTCTTCACTAAAAACAAGCCTGATTTCCTTCCGGAGAAATGCTCGGTTATATTTCTTATTGCCATGATCTTGGCACTTCAACTTGGTATTCGAGCCGCAGACTGGAACATATTTGCCCATACCGGGTCGCTCGTTCTCGGCACGCCAGGCAGATACTTCCTCCCTAATTTGGCAACACACATCATACTTGTCTTCATTGGGCTCGGTATGCTTCTCGGAACCCGCGAACGATTTAAGAACGTGCTTATCGGCGGAGTTATCCTGATGTGTTTCTTCTCAATATTTCTCACGCTTGATACGATTCTTCCACGATTCTATCTCTAA
- a CDS encoding glutamate--tRNA ligase translates to MDDKKVRVRFAPSPTGYLHVGSLRTALYNYLFARKCGGTFILRIEDTDRKRLVEDAVEKLLGTLGLFFDWDEGLVGKAENGRWGTTEKGMCGPYVQSARLDIYRKHAEELIDKGRAYRCFCSAERLEAVRKEQEARKEPTRYDGRCRNLSKEEVSKKLIEDASYVVRLRVDGGDGNITFDDAVRGKVSFLRETIDDQVLLKSDGFPTYHLANVVDDHLMGITHVIRGEEWLPSTPKHILLYEAFGWNIPQFSHLPLLLNPDRSKLSKRQGDVAVEDYLAKGYLPEALLNFVALLGWNPGEGKTQEIFSLRELVDEFDLAHVHKGGAVFDGKKLDWLNAQYIKNLSAEELFTRALPFLRQKTWFESVEDSRKESEYVARVLVIEQDRLQKLSDVGESSKFLFVEPTVDPLFLPWKKNTPKETRLLLETMLAVLADIPDNEWERGRLEKTLLETAGERRGDFLWPLRVALSGEKQSPPPHEIAWVIGKQSTLERIEKAETLLEKML, encoded by the coding sequence ATGGATGACAAAAAAGTTCGGGTGCGGTTTGCGCCGTCGCCGACGGGGTATTTGCATGTGGGGAGCTTGCGGACGGCTTTGTATAATTATCTCTTTGCACGGAAGTGCGGAGGCACGTTTATTCTTCGTATTGAAGATACCGATCGGAAGCGACTGGTTGAGGATGCGGTCGAGAAATTGTTGGGGACGCTCGGATTGTTTTTTGACTGGGATGAGGGATTGGTGGGGAAAGCGGAAAACGGAAGATGGGGGACGACAGAAAAGGGGATGTGCGGTCCGTATGTTCAGTCCGCGCGGCTGGATATATACCGGAAGCATGCCGAAGAATTGATTGATAAGGGGAGGGCATATCGGTGCTTTTGCAGTGCGGAACGACTCGAGGCGGTGCGGAAAGAGCAAGAGGCGCGCAAAGAGCCGACGCGATATGACGGGCGGTGTCGAAATCTGTCGAAGGAAGAGGTTTCGAAGAAATTGATAGAAGATGCGTCGTATGTGGTTCGGCTGCGCGTTGATGGAGGGGATGGGAACATCACTTTTGATGATGCCGTGCGCGGGAAAGTTTCGTTTTTACGGGAGACGATTGATGATCAGGTGCTCCTTAAGTCGGACGGATTTCCAACCTATCACTTGGCAAACGTAGTGGATGATCATTTGATGGGTATCACGCATGTGATTCGCGGTGAAGAGTGGTTGCCGTCGACGCCGAAGCATATTTTGCTCTATGAAGCGTTTGGATGGAATATTCCGCAGTTTTCGCACTTGCCGCTTCTCCTCAATCCCGATCGCTCGAAGCTCTCGAAGCGGCAGGGCGATGTAGCGGTTGAGGATTATTTGGCGAAGGGGTATCTTCCTGAGGCGCTTCTCAATTTTGTGGCGCTTTTGGGGTGGAATCCTGGCGAGGGGAAGACTCAGGAAATTTTTTCACTTCGTGAATTGGTAGATGAGTTTGATCTTGCCCATGTTCACAAGGGTGGAGCGGTCTTTGATGGGAAGAAGCTTGACTGGCTCAATGCGCAGTATATTAAGAACCTCTCAGCTGAAGAATTATTCACGAGAGCGCTCCCGTTTTTGCGACAAAAGACGTGGTTCGAGTCTGTCGAAGATAGCCGGAAAGAATCGGAATATGTAGCGCGGGTATTGGTTATCGAACAGGACCGACTGCAAAAACTCTCCGATGTTGGTGAATCGTCAAAATTTCTCTTTGTTGAGCCGACGGTGGATCCGTTGTTTCTTCCGTGGAAGAAGAATACTCCCAAGGAAACGAGACTGTTGCTGGAGACGATGCTCGCGGTGCTTGCAGATATTCCGGACAATGAATGGGAACGAGGGCGGCTGGAAAAAACACTCCTTGAAACGGCAGGGGAGAGGCGAGGGGATTTCCTCTGGCCGCTTCGTGTGGCGCTCTCGGGCGAGAAGCAGTCGCCGCCGCCCCATGAAATTGCCTGGGTCATTGGGAAGCAGTCGACACTTGAGAGAATCGAAAAAGCGGAGACGCTTTTGGAGAAAATGCTATAA
- a CDS encoding GNAT family N-acetyltransferase, with translation MNLSTFSIFGIPLSLVSRGEVRDGVTRWLSGNAFHRIATVGPEFLLLARESKQFHANLLQADVRVADGIGITIAGWLSGKHIDRFPGADILHEILKEAEKRNFSMFLAIRKDGLSSLDEIQTALLKKYPRLKVTGEEFALPINNQQSTINTSIVFSNFGAPEQEYFLESLRGRAEHVKLAMGVGGAFDFLTGKISRAPKLLRIFGFEWLWRLLVQPSRWRRIFRAVIVFPCSVLCDFLMNTPLPVHLKEATHTDIPLLLDIENKVSGTCIYSPMVKEDEWNEEMRKGSVYLIEKGGEIVGNVSYERKGENIAHISGLVVAPRFQGQGIGREVLSKILEEDLKDMKRIDLVTHPDNMIAQKLYRSFGFVIESRKENYWGDGEPRLVMVLQR, from the coding sequence ATGAATTTGAGCACATTCTCCATTTTCGGAATACCTCTATCGCTCGTGTCGCGCGGAGAAGTGCGTGACGGCGTAACGCGCTGGCTTTCAGGGAATGCTTTCCATCGGATTGCAACCGTCGGGCCGGAATTTCTCTTGCTCGCAAGAGAAAGTAAGCAATTTCATGCGAATCTTCTTCAGGCGGATGTGCGCGTTGCGGATGGTATCGGCATTACGATTGCGGGGTGGCTTTCCGGAAAACACATCGATCGATTTCCAGGTGCGGATATACTTCATGAGATTCTGAAAGAAGCAGAGAAACGAAATTTTTCCATGTTTCTTGCCATTAGGAAAGATGGACTTTCATCGCTTGATGAAATTCAAACCGCACTTCTCAAGAAATACCCGAGATTGAAAGTGACGGGGGAGGAATTTGCTTTGCCGATCAACAATCAACAATCAACAATCAACACTTCTATTGTCTTCTCCAACTTCGGAGCACCGGAGCAGGAATATTTCCTCGAGTCCTTGCGGGGACGTGCGGAACATGTGAAACTGGCAATGGGAGTGGGAGGGGCTTTTGACTTCCTGACCGGAAAGATCTCTCGAGCTCCGAAATTACTTCGAATATTCGGATTTGAGTGGCTCTGGCGGCTTCTTGTCCAGCCGTCGCGGTGGCGAAGGATATTCCGAGCGGTTATTGTATTCCCTTGTTCGGTACTTTGTGATTTTCTTATGAATACACCTCTGCCGGTTCATTTGAAAGAGGCGACGCATACTGATATTCCTCTGCTTCTGGATATTGAGAACAAAGTCTCGGGAACGTGCATTTATTCGCCGATGGTCAAGGAAGACGAATGGAATGAAGAGATGCGGAAAGGTTCTGTCTATCTTATTGAAAAGGGCGGTGAGATAGTGGGAAATGTTTCATATGAAAGAAAAGGCGAAAACATTGCTCATATAAGCGGACTTGTTGTGGCACCTCGTTTTCAGGGGCAAGGTATCGGACGTGAGGTGTTGAGCAAGATTTTGGAAGAGGATTTGAAAGATATGAAGAGGATCGATTTGGTTACTCATCCGGACAATATGATTGCGCAGAAGCTGTACCGGTCTTTTGGATTTGTTATTGAATCCCGAAAAGAAAATTATTGGGGTGATGGCGAACCTCGTCTGGTGATGGTACTCCAAAGATAA
- a CDS encoding glycosyltransferase, with protein MERLLVQLGKAWSVFRRDGIVNGSRRIVSSIPTLFRRADSGDVLFIASGVGDSARYRCAHVAESLRLQGFRAGVIQQDTLRLSRFAEKFSVFVFHRTSWTSSVDAFIRQLESLKKTVIFDTDDLTFDVALFKQTAAYEAMNAFERKQYQNGIGAEFLKSSAISGVTTSTEFLAERLRVFGKPVFVVPNRLSCEDVTIAEAILETRKKDTEELRMRDVELRMRNKESDSVVSSSISHLPFPAPVTIGYFSGSTGHDRDFDTVSSVLKRLLDEFEYLRIFIGGPLSLPSVLEPYTTRIDHVSYVPRAENFRNIASVDINIAPLEVGDPFCEAKSELKFFEAGIVGVSTIATATQTFQEAIRDGEDGYIAVNEEDWYKKASQLISDGDFRRKMGERARETALRCYTTNSDPDGEYSLFLKARIPHS; from the coding sequence ATGGAACGACTTCTTGTACAACTTGGAAAAGCGTGGTCGGTATTTCGGCGAGACGGAATTGTGAATGGGAGTCGGAGGATCGTTTCTTCAATACCGACACTGTTTCGTCGGGCTGACTCCGGAGATGTTCTCTTTATAGCGAGCGGTGTTGGCGATAGTGCGCGCTATCGTTGTGCGCATGTTGCGGAATCTCTTCGTTTGCAGGGCTTCCGAGCAGGAGTGATTCAGCAGGACACCCTTCGTCTTTCACGATTTGCCGAGAAGTTTTCGGTGTTTGTATTTCACCGGACGTCGTGGACGTCATCTGTGGATGCATTTATCCGACAGTTGGAATCTTTGAAAAAGACTGTGATATTTGATACGGATGATCTTACTTTTGACGTGGCACTTTTCAAACAAACAGCTGCCTATGAGGCGATGAATGCATTTGAAAGAAAGCAGTATCAAAACGGTATCGGCGCTGAATTTCTGAAGAGCTCGGCTATTTCAGGAGTAACAACGAGTACGGAATTTCTTGCGGAGAGGCTTCGTGTTTTTGGGAAGCCAGTGTTTGTCGTGCCGAATCGCCTGAGTTGTGAAGATGTCACAATCGCAGAGGCGATTCTTGAGACAAGAAAAAAGGATACAGAAGAATTAAGAATGCGGGATGTGGAATTAAGAATGAGAAATAAGGAGTCAGACAGTGTCGTTTCATCTTCTATCTCCCACCTTCCATTTCCTGCTCCTGTTACCATCGGCTATTTTAGCGGGTCAACGGGGCATGATCGGGATTTCGACACAGTTTCATCTGTTTTGAAGCGGCTTCTGGATGAGTTTGAGTATCTTCGAATCTTTATTGGCGGACCGCTCAGTCTTCCTAGCGTGCTCGAACCGTACACTACTCGTATTGATCATGTTTCTTATGTTCCGCGTGCTGAGAATTTTCGGAATATTGCAAGCGTCGATATCAATATTGCGCCTTTGGAAGTCGGCGATCCGTTTTGTGAGGCGAAGAGCGAACTGAAATTCTTTGAAGCGGGCATTGTCGGCGTATCAACGATCGCTACGGCGACGCAAACTTTTCAAGAGGCAATACGTGATGGTGAAGATGGGTATATTGCCGTGAATGAAGAAGACTGGTATAAAAAAGCATCACAGCTTATTTCTGATGGTGATTTTCGGAGGAAGATGGGGGAGAGGGCTCGAGAGACTGCTCTTCGGTGCTATACGACAAATAGTGATCCTGACGGCGAGTACAGCCTCTTCCTGAAAGCGAGAATCCCGCATTCTTGA
- a CDS encoding peptidoglycan DD-metalloendopeptidase family protein: MKAFLGKTVHELLFGFSFLMALSFALSLVPFRNISHAQATRTPEQEDALKKAQNEKEDVLDELKDKIKTYQKIVNLKDKEHDQLAAQAENLAAQSDVLQGDITSNERRLADLGQQIESLESRVKEKEKVIGIQKGILAGILRSYYDSQTQAIGVSSMLLASVDDFDSMILGRDHLFEAGTGVKETLSSITNLRNALVREHDLASTKKVEVASVKFQLEQQNAYLENSRRNKETLAAQAAAEQSKYSDIVSDLEKQRKEIEDEIEQLDAARAGKIDLSSIPNFSSGVLGYPVKDPRKTQGYGKTTFTKWYTFHNGVDFADSVGTPVLAAEDGKVVAMGDEGKYAYGKWIAIEHENGLTTLYGHLSKQSVKKGEKVDRGEKIGLMGSTGYSTGPHVHFGVYTSESFEVVKSSSIKDLLIPTGAHINPEKYL; this comes from the coding sequence ATGAAGGCGTTCTTGGGAAAGACAGTGCATGAGTTGCTCTTTGGGTTTTCTTTCTTGATGGCCCTGTCTTTTGCTCTTTCTCTGGTTCCATTTCGGAATATTTCTCATGCGCAGGCGACACGCACACCGGAGCAAGAGGATGCACTCAAGAAAGCGCAAAATGAAAAGGAAGATGTGCTCGACGAGCTAAAGGACAAAATAAAAACCTACCAGAAAATTGTAAACTTGAAAGATAAGGAACATGACCAACTGGCGGCACAGGCGGAGAATTTGGCGGCGCAATCGGATGTGTTGCAAGGCGATATCACGAGCAATGAGCGGCGATTGGCGGACTTGGGACAGCAAATTGAGTCGTTGGAATCTCGAGTGAAGGAGAAGGAAAAAGTAATTGGTATTCAGAAGGGCATTTTGGCGGGTATTCTTCGTTCGTATTATGATTCTCAGACGCAGGCTATTGGCGTTTCATCAATGTTGCTTGCTTCTGTGGATGATTTTGATTCGATGATTCTTGGGCGGGATCACCTTTTCGAGGCGGGAACGGGCGTGAAAGAGACGCTCTCGAGTATAACGAATCTTCGCAATGCTCTTGTGCGCGAACACGATTTGGCAAGTACAAAGAAAGTGGAAGTGGCAAGTGTGAAGTTCCAGCTTGAGCAACAGAATGCTTATTTGGAAAATTCCCGACGCAACAAAGAGACGCTTGCGGCACAAGCGGCGGCAGAGCAATCAAAGTATAGCGATATCGTCTCCGACTTGGAGAAGCAGCGTAAGGAAATAGAAGATGAAATCGAACAGCTGGATGCGGCGAGGGCTGGGAAGATAGATTTGAGCTCTATTCCGAATTTCAGCTCGGGTGTTCTCGGGTATCCAGTGAAGGATCCGCGCAAAACACAAGGGTATGGCAAGACGACCTTTACGAAGTGGTATACCTTTCACAATGGGGTGGACTTTGCTGACTCAGTGGGCACGCCGGTTCTGGCGGCAGAGGATGGAAAGGTAGTCGCAATGGGTGATGAGGGGAAGTATGCCTATGGGAAGTGGATTGCCATAGAGCATGAAAACGGATTGACAACGCTCTATGGGCATTTGAGTAAGCAGTCAGTTAAGAAGGGCGAGAAGGTTGATCGCGGCGAAAAAATCGGTCTTATGGGAAGTACGGGGTATTCTACCGGGCCGCATGTGCACTTTGGCGTGTACACAAGCGAGTCGTTTGAGGTGGTAAAGTCGTCAAGTATAAAGGATCTTCTTATTCCGACGGGCGCGCATATCAATCCGGAGAAGTACCTGTAG
- the thpR gene encoding RNA 2',3'-cyclic phosphodiesterase: MKARKIFLGVRIPAEVARRLSVRMEKWTSLPLRLTKERNLHVTVLFLGFRGDEDISEIVSRIAEVCLATESFDVALDTIDFSHKEGDASEKGNMLWFSGEESAELLLLANRLEEALDMATAPRKHFRPHITLARIRKEKWEALREKPILASSWRVSIPVSSLTLFESTFSKAEGLHYEVLEEFPLGEE; this comes from the coding sequence ATGAAGGCGCGGAAAATATTCTTGGGAGTTCGTATCCCGGCGGAAGTGGCGAGGCGGCTCTCGGTACGGATGGAAAAATGGACATCTCTGCCGCTTCGTCTTACCAAAGAGCGGAATTTGCACGTGACGGTGCTTTTCCTGGGATTTCGAGGCGATGAGGATATTTCCGAGATCGTGTCGCGCATTGCTGAGGTGTGTCTGGCTACTGAATCGTTCGATGTGGCGCTTGACACAATAGATTTCTCACACAAGGAGGGCGATGCTTCGGAGAAGGGAAATATGCTGTGGTTTTCGGGAGAAGAAAGTGCGGAATTGCTTTTGCTGGCAAATCGACTTGAAGAGGCATTGGATATGGCGACAGCGCCTCGAAAGCATTTCCGTCCGCATATCACGCTTGCTCGCATCCGCAAAGAGAAGTGGGAGGCGCTTCGTGAGAAGCCTATCCTCGCCTCATCCTGGCGAGTTTCAATTCCTGTTTCGAGTCTCACGCTCTTCGAGAGCACGTTTTCAAAAGCGGAAGGTTTGCACTATGAAGTGCTGGAAGAATTCCCTCTGGGGGAGGAGTAA